A single genomic interval of Acidobacteriota bacterium harbors:
- a CDS encoding metallophosphoesterase family protein has protein sequence MKYLVFSDIHGNLEALVSFLKFIKKKRIDSFLFLGDLVGYGANPNEVIESLKKFSSITMIRGNHDKVSCELNDIESFNPIAAEAIKWTKAHLSLENISYLKRLRKGPLEVDEEIYICHGSPSNEDYYVFDDYEAREAFSVFNSKICFLGHTHFPVIFKKKDNLIETHYILENHKIIKLNRNSRYLINPGSIGQPRDRNPKLSFIIFDTLKWEVTFFRLDYDIQTAQKKIIENNLPPILARRLEYGI, from the coding sequence ATGAAATATTTAGTATTCTCTGACATTCATGGAAATTTAGAAGCCCTTGTCTCTTTTCTCAAATTTATAAAAAAGAAGAGGATTGATTCCTTCTTATTTCTTGGCGACCTTGTAGGATATGGAGCAAACCCCAATGAAGTAATTGAAAGTTTAAAAAAATTCAGTTCTATAACAATGATCAGGGGAAATCATGATAAAGTTTCCTGTGAACTGAACGATATTGAAAGTTTCAATCCCATCGCTGCAGAAGCAATAAAATGGACAAAAGCCCATTTATCACTAGAGAACATTTCATATCTGAAGAGATTGAGAAAGGGTCCATTGGAAGTCGATGAAGAAATTTATATCTGCCACGGTTCTCCATCTAATGAAGACTACTACGTATTTGACGATTACGAAGCAAGGGAAGCATTTTCAGTTTTTAATTCAAAAATATGTTTTCTCGGTCATACTCACTTTCCGGTTATTTTTAAAAAAAAAGATAATCTCATTGAAACCCACTATATATTAGAAAATCATAAAATTATAAAACTCAATAGAAATTCCAGATATCTGATAAATCCTGGCTCAATCGGCCAACCAAGGGATAGAAATCCTAAGCTGTCCTTTATTATCTTTGATACGTTAAAATGGGAAGTGACCTTCTTCAGGCTTGATTATGACATCCAAACCGCGCAGAAAAAAATCATTGAAAACAATCTTCCCCCTATTCTGGCAAGAAGATTAGAGTACGGAATTTAA
- a CDS encoding radical SAM protein has translation MALEPSYIKIFKTGDLKKRIIKAFELLENCSMCPRECEAERTKNKKGTCEIGHLPRIASYHAHFGEEDPLVGNYGSGTIFLSSCNLLCIYCQNYTISHLNEGSEVSFENFAKMMLYLQEKGCHNINFVTPTHQVPQILKSLEIAIEKGLSVPLVYNSSGYDKAETLKLLDGIFDIYMPDLKYMDSEAAQKYSKAKDYPEVVKKAIKEMHNQVGDLVLDERGIAIRGLLIRHLVLPNRLSGTKKAMEFIANEISKNTYVNIMDQYHPCYKAFDFPELSRRISHEEYKEAVNIAKEAGLTRLDRRERVRIVFL, from the coding sequence ATGGCTCTTGAACCATCCTACATAAAAATTTTTAAAACCGGTGATTTAAAAAAAAGGATTATAAAAGCATTCGAACTTTTAGAAAATTGTTCCATGTGTCCCAGGGAATGTGAAGCAGAAAGAACAAAAAATAAAAAGGGGACCTGTGAAATTGGGCATCTCCCCAGAATTGCAAGTTATCATGCTCATTTTGGAGAAGAAGATCCTCTTGTGGGAAATTATGGTTCTGGAACGATATTTCTTTCCTCATGTAATTTACTCTGTATTTATTGCCAGAATTACACAATTTCTCATCTGAATGAGGGGAGCGAGGTCAGTTTTGAGAATTTTGCAAAAATGATGCTCTATCTTCAGGAAAAAGGATGTCACAACATAAATTTCGTTACGCCTACCCATCAGGTGCCCCAGATATTAAAATCTCTTGAGATTGCGATTGAGAAAGGTCTTTCAGTTCCCCTTGTTTACAATTCAAGCGGGTATGATAAAGCTGAAACTTTGAAACTTTTAGATGGAATATTTGACATATACATGCCTGATTTAAAATACATGGATTCTGAAGCAGCACAGAAATATTCAAAAGCAAAAGATTATCCTGAGGTTGTAAAAAAAGCGATAAAAGAGATGCATAATCAGGTGGGAGACCTTGTGCTCGATGAAAGAGGAATTGCAATTCGCGGACTTCTCATCAGGCATTTAGTTCTCCCGAATAGATTATCAGGGACAAAAAAAGCGATGGAATTCATCGCAAACGAAATTTCAAAGAATACATATGTTAACATAATGGACCAGTACCATCCATGTTATAAAGCTTTTGATTTTCCAGAACTTTCAAGAAGAATTTCCCATGAAGAATACAAAGAAGCAGTAAACATTGCAAAGGAAGCTGGCTTAACCCGCCTCGACAGAAGGGAAAGAGTAAGGATTGTATTTCTTTAA
- a CDS encoding carbon starvation CstA family protein, with amino-acid sequence MKKISVLIWIIISILFAVAFGIVAGILNPSERVNAIWLLTAAACFYALAYRFYGAFLAARVAALDDSKLTPSITLNDGKNFYPTNKWVLFGHHFAAIAGAGPLIGPVLATQFGYLPGFIWLLIGAVIAGGVHDFIILVASMRRDGKSLAQIAKEEIGKVTGIATAIAIIFILIVALAGLGLAVINSLYHNPWGTFIIGMTIPIAFLMGFYLKSFRPGRVFEVSVIGISLLFLTVVLGKYIPTSPLAKFLDFDAHTLVFLLAGYGFVASVLPVWMLLAPRDYLSSFMKIGVIFVLALGVFIVAPELHMPDITKFIKGGGPIIPGTMFPFVFITIACGAISGFHSLISSGTTPKMIEKESQARMIGYGAMLTEGFVGIMALVAASVLIPGDYFAINTKLSISQIVSMGFPVSKLDELSQMIGINLAGRPGGAVSLAVGMAYIFGSIPGLKNLMAYLYQFAIMFEALFILTTIDAGTRVARYILQEVGGFLYKPLGDYRWLPGNVLMSFIVVFAWGYFIATGSISTIWPMFGVANQLLGMLALCVGTTIIIKMKKEKYIWITILPMSFMLVMTFTASYKLFFNFLNRAAQEPGMSFNFYLNAVLIGTMAVLATIIVIDSLFKWKKFIIINNRFRATQLMVEEGSK; translated from the coding sequence ATGAAAAAGATTTCAGTTTTAATATGGATTATAATCTCAATTCTTTTTGCCGTAGCTTTCGGGATTGTTGCTGGAATTCTTAATCCATCTGAGAGGGTAAATGCCATATGGTTGTTAACTGCAGCAGCATGTTTCTATGCCCTTGCTTATAGATTCTATGGAGCATTCCTTGCCGCAAGAGTAGCAGCTCTTGATGATTCAAAATTAACACCTTCAATAACACTAAATGATGGAAAGAATTTCTATCCTACAAATAAATGGGTTCTTTTCGGCCATCATTTCGCTGCAATCGCTGGAGCCGGTCCTCTTATTGGGCCTGTGCTTGCCACTCAATTCGGTTATTTGCCAGGATTTATATGGCTTTTGATTGGCGCAGTCATTGCCGGAGGAGTCCATGATTTTATAATCCTGGTAGCCTCGATGAGAAGGGATGGAAAATCCCTTGCCCAGATTGCAAAGGAAGAGATTGGAAAAGTAACAGGAATAGCAACAGCAATAGCAATAATATTTATTTTAATAGTAGCCCTTGCAGGTCTTGGTCTTGCAGTTATAAATTCCCTTTATCACAATCCATGGGGAACTTTTATAATAGGAATGACAATTCCGATTGCATTTCTTATGGGATTTTATTTAAAAAGCTTCAGGCCAGGCAGAGTATTTGAAGTTTCAGTCATTGGTATTTCTTTGTTGTTCCTGACGGTTGTTTTGGGAAAGTACATCCCGACAAGTCCTTTAGCAAAATTTTTAGATTTTGACGCCCATACCCTTGTATTTCTTCTTGCAGGCTATGGGTTTGTTGCATCGGTTCTTCCAGTGTGGATGCTCTTAGCGCCAAGAGATTATCTATCATCATTTATGAAGATCGGTGTTATTTTTGTTCTTGCCCTGGGAGTTTTTATCGTCGCTCCTGAACTTCACATGCCGGATATCACAAAATTTATAAAAGGAGGAGGGCCGATAATTCCAGGAACCATGTTTCCGTTTGTTTTTATTACGATAGCCTGTGGAGCAATATCTGGATTTCACTCACTTATTTCTTCTGGTACTACTCCAAAGATGATCGAAAAGGAGTCCCAGGCGAGAATGATAGGCTACGGAGCTATGCTAACAGAAGGGTTTGTGGGAATTATGGCTCTTGTTGCAGCCTCTGTTTTAATTCCCGGTGATTATTTTGCAATAAACACAAAACTCTCGATTAGCCAGATTGTTTCAATGGGTTTTCCTGTGAGTAAATTAGATGAACTTTCTCAGATGATAGGTATAAATTTGGCTGGAAGGCCTGGTGGCGCTGTCTCTCTGGCAGTGGGAATGGCATACATTTTTGGTTCAATTCCAGGACTTAAAAATTTGATGGCATACCTTTACCAGTTTGCGATTATGTTTGAAGCATTATTCATTCTTACAACGATTGATGCAGGAACAAGGGTAGCAAGGTATATCCTTCAGGAAGTTGGAGGGTTTTTATACAAGCCCCTTGGCGATTATCGATGGCTTCCTGGAAATGTTCTTATGAGTTTTATCGTTGTTTTTGCATGGGGTTATTTTATCGCTACAGGTTCGATTTCAACGATATGGCCCATGTTCGGAGTTGCCAATCAACTGCTCGGCATGTTAGCTCTATGCGTTGGAACGACCATAATTATAAAGATGAAAAAAGAAAAATATATATGGATAACAATTCTTCCAATGTCTTTCATGTTGGTCATGACCTTTACTGCTTCATATAAATTGTTTTTCAATTTTTTAAACAGAGCTGCTCAAGAACCTGGGATGAGTTTTAATTTCTATTTGAATGCAGTTCTAATAGGAACGATGGCGGTTCTTGCAACAATAATTGTTATCGACTCTCTGTTCAAATGGAAAAAATTCATTATAATAAACAATAGATTTCGAGCAACTCAATTAATGGTTGAAGAAGGAAGTAAATAA
- a CDS encoding M20/M25/M40 family metallo-hydrolase, whose product MKVFFLIIALGLSITFIFPQRMEKDLVKIFRKDSLEYLNFDKVEILQELKRTYIIRSDPEYIEEIKSLRIPLEVIDKDVEGKEYFLVRIEDINDLLILRAYGNAKFIEEKTALFWTDSGEAREILPEKFLLKKLNDTPIYLRKETYKPYSRAYYFPKFNYTIQEIKEKFSIDNVKNIIKDLENFKTRYASTLNCELAGDYIYNYFHQLGLNVEFDPFIFKNYQTRNVIGILEGKTNPEAIYIICAHYDSYSKNAKISAPGADDNASGTATMMEIARILSEYFFDFSIKFIAFSAEEWGLYGSKHYAEKARTRGERIEGVINLDMIGYADLIPEDLNIILNRFSSWLADRFMLASQSYFPYSITKNLDPSFVYSDHSPFWDKGYDAILGIEDYKINNPYYHTEYDRLETLNSEFLSSSGTLALISIADLSQPIRYDLPKTPKGLKVLKQIISSLYQTRKSNYLSWEENPDKIIGYNIYRTEVKHINYKKLNSSPIKENFYIDKNLDINTIYYYTITAVDTQLRESNFSMEVSDSEQEFYAIYYSSFNFTRNKFLFKKFNE is encoded by the coding sequence TTGAAAGTTTTCTTTCTCATCATTGCCCTCGGCCTTTCGATTACCTTTATCTTCCCTCAGAGGATGGAAAAAGATTTAGTTAAAATTTTTAGAAAAGATAGTTTGGAATATCTAAATTTTGATAAAGTCGAAATTCTTCAGGAACTCAAGAGAACTTACATAATCCGATCAGACCCAGAATACATCGAAGAAATAAAAAGCCTTAGAATTCCATTAGAAGTCATCGATAAAGATGTTGAGGGTAAAGAATATTTTCTTGTTAGAATTGAAGACATAAACGATTTACTGATTTTAAGAGCATATGGAAATGCTAAATTCATAGAGGAAAAGACAGCTCTTTTCTGGACTGATTCAGGTGAAGCGAGAGAGATTCTCCCAGAAAAATTTTTATTAAAGAAATTAAACGACACTCCAATCTATCTGAGAAAAGAAACATATAAGCCTTATTCAAGAGCTTATTATTTTCCAAAATTCAATTACACAATTCAGGAAATTAAAGAAAAATTCTCCATCGATAATGTTAAAAACATAATCAAGGATCTGGAAAATTTCAAGACGAGGTATGCCTCAACTTTAAATTGTGAGTTAGCAGGCGACTACATTTATAATTATTTCCATCAACTTGGTTTAAACGTTGAATTTGACCCCTTTATATTCAAAAATTATCAGACTCGAAATGTAATTGGAATTCTGGAAGGAAAAACAAACCCGGAAGCTATATATATCATCTGTGCTCATTATGATTCTTACAGTAAAAATGCGAAAATCAGTGCGCCAGGAGCAGATGACAATGCAAGCGGAACTGCGACGATGATGGAAATAGCAAGGATTCTCAGTGAATATTTTTTTGACTTCTCGATTAAATTTATAGCGTTTTCAGCAGAAGAATGGGGATTGTACGGAAGTAAGCACTATGCAGAAAAAGCAAGAACAAGGGGAGAAAGAATAGAAGGTGTGATAAACCTTGACATGATTGGATATGCGGATTTAATTCCTGAAGATTTGAATATCATCCTCAACAGATTCTCCAGCTGGTTGGCAGACAGGTTCATGCTTGCTTCCCAGTCTTATTTTCCATACTCCATTACAAAAAATCTCGATCCATCGTTTGTTTACAGTGACCATTCTCCATTCTGGGATAAAGGTTATGATGCAATATTGGGAATCGAAGATTACAAAATTAATAACCCCTATTATCATACTGAATACGATAGACTCGAGACTCTAAATAGTGAATTCCTATCATCTTCAGGAACATTAGCTTTAATTTCTATCGCTGACCTTTCTCAGCCAATAAGGTATGACCTCCCAAAAACTCCAAAAGGCTTAAAAGTATTAAAGCAAATAATTTCGTCTCTTTATCAGACAAGAAAATCAAATTACCTTTCCTGGGAAGAAAATCCAGATAAAATCATCGGATATAACATATATCGAACAGAAGTGAAGCACATAAATTACAAAAAATTGAATTCATCTCCAATAAAGGAGAATTTCTACATCGATAAGAATCTCGATATTAATACTATTTATTATTATACAATCACTGCAGTGGATACACAACTCAGGGAAAGCAACTTCTCTATGGAGGTATCAGATTCAGAACAAGAATTTTATGCAATTTATTATTCCTCATTCAATTTCACAAGGAATAAATTTTTGTTTAAAAAATTCAATGAATAA
- a CDS encoding DUF481 domain-containing protein, giving the protein MMEKKKIFILSLIMVFLFFFRRDVLGNDKVDLKFDNLADLVVNPDTKKSISGNDKLNLNFDFSFLRNTGNVKNISFGTSGGLELEKNKYVIKARLGYNYGESLGKTFLKQWIGYFYSGYRFSERMNMLVLIDYFGNPYTGIRKRLQAGPGIEYVFVKKEEFQFSLAEGVTREIEDSTRNQAEKETLRSAFKTHLKTKLSDKIEFQNMSNFSNFINNFFNDYKIISNSEVSFIFSERIRLVFSHFLSYNNIPPSGFLKADNLYSLALRIKWEKS; this is encoded by the coding sequence ATGATGGAAAAGAAGAAGATTTTTATTTTAAGTTTAATTATGGTTTTTCTTTTCTTTTTCAGAAGGGATGTTTTAGGGAATGATAAAGTAGACTTAAAATTTGATAACCTTGCTGATCTCGTGGTAAACCCGGATACAAAAAAAAGTATTTCCGGAAATGATAAATTAAATTTAAATTTTGATTTCAGCTTTCTTCGTAACACAGGAAATGTAAAAAATATATCATTTGGAACTTCAGGAGGTCTTGAACTCGAGAAAAACAAATATGTGATTAAAGCAAGGTTAGGATACAACTATGGAGAATCACTCGGGAAAACTTTTTTAAAACAATGGATTGGATATTTTTACAGTGGTTATAGATTTTCTGAGCGAATGAATATGCTTGTTTTAATAGATTATTTCGGAAATCCATACACAGGAATAAGAAAAAGACTTCAGGCTGGACCAGGTATTGAATATGTTTTTGTAAAGAAAGAAGAATTTCAATTTTCACTGGCAGAAGGCGTTACAAGAGAGATTGAAGATTCGACAAGAAACCAAGCTGAAAAAGAAACCTTGCGGTCTGCATTTAAGACGCATTTAAAAACAAAATTATCAGATAAAATTGAATTTCAGAACATGTCAAATTTCTCTAATTTTATAAACAATTTTTTCAATGACTATAAAATTATTTCAAATTCAGAAGTTTCTTTTATTTTCTCTGAGAGAATAAGATTGGTATTTTCTCATTTTTTATCGTACAACAACATTCCGCCATCTGGATTCTTAAAAGCAGACAACCTGTATTCCTTAGCTCTCCGTATTAAATGGGAAAAAAGCTAA